Below is a genomic region from Brevinematales bacterium.
TCTGGAGCAGGATATTGAACACGTCGGGGTGCGCCTTCTCGATCTCGTCGAACAGCACGACCGCGTAGGGACGCCTGCGCACCACTTCGGTGAGCTGGCCGCCCTCCTCGTACCCGACGTATCCCGGGGGCGCCCCGATCAGACGCTGGACGGAGAATTTCTCCATATACTCGCTCATATCGATACGCACGAGCGCTTTATCGGTGTCGAACAGGAAGCGCGCGAGGGTTTTCGAGAGCTCGGTTTTCCCCACGCCCGTCGGGCCGAGGAACAGGAAACTCCCGATCGGGCGCGACTCTTCCTGTAATCCCGCGCGGGAACGGCGTACGGCGTTGGCGACTGCGGAGATCGCGTCGGTCTGTCCGACCACCTGCTTGGAGAGTTCGCCCTCGAGACGGATGAGTTTCCGCTTCTCCGATTCGAGCATACGCGACACCGGCACCCCCGTCCATTCGGACACGATCCGCGCGATATCCTCGTCGGTGATCTCCTCGCGGAGAAGCGGACGGTCGCCCTGTACATCCTTCAGTTTCGTTTGAAGCTCTTTCAGGAGCTTCTCGTTTTCCGGGATAAGCCCGTAACGGATTTCCGCGACACGGTTGAGTTCGCCCGCGCGTTCGGAGCGTTCCTCCTCGCCCCGGAGGTTGTCGATCTCCGCGTTGGCGTCTTTTATTTTATGGATGATTTCCTTCTCTTTCTCCCACTGCGCCTTGTACCCGGAAAGCTGTTCGCGCAGGTCGGCGAGTTCCCGATCGATCGACGCGAGCCGTTCCTTCGAGTCCTTGTCATGTTCGCGGGCGAGGGCTTCCTTCTCGATAGCGAGACGGGTCACCCGGCGTTCGAGGTCGTCGATCACCTGCGGCTGGGACTCGATCTCCATCCGTATCTTCGACGCCGCCTCGTCCACGAGGTCGATCGCCTTATCGGGGAGATGCCGCTCGGTGATATAACGGGTCGAGAGCTGGGCGGCGGCGACCAGCGCGGAATCCTCGATCTTGATACCGTGATGCACCTCGTACTTCTCGCGGATGCCGCGCAGGATGGAGATCGTATCCTCGACGGAGGGTTCCGGCGCCATGACGGGCTGGAAACGGCGTTCGAGGGCCTTGTCCTTCTCGATATACTTCCGGTACTCGTCGAGAGTGGTCGCGCCGATCACGCGGATTTCGCCGCGCGCGAGAGCGGGCTTGAGCATATTCCCCGCGTCCATCGCCCCTTCGGCGGAACCTGCTCCGACTACGGTATGCAGTTCGTCGATAAAGAGGATAGCCTCGCCCTCGCTCTCGGTCAGCTCCTTGAGGAGCGCCTTGAGCCTGTCCTCGAACTCGCCGCGGTACTTAGTCCCGGCGATCAGGAGTCCGAGGTCGAGGGAGAGCACGCGTTTCCCGCGAAGCCCCTCGGGAACATCCCCCGCGATAATACGCCGGGCCAGGCCCTCGACTATCGCGGTCTTCCCGACGCCTGCCTCTCCGATCAGCACGGGGTTGTTCTTCGTGCGGCGTGAAAGCACCTGCATCGAGCGGCGGATTTCATTATCGCGCCCGATCACCGGATCGATCTTCCCCTGCCGCGCGAGTTCGGTGAGGTCGCGGGTGTAACGGTCGAGGGCGCGGAACTTCCCCTCCGGCGCCTCGTCGGTGATACGGTGCGAGCCGCGCACGGTTTTCAGCGCTAAAAGGATACTGTCGTATTTCAGGTTCGTTTCCTTGAATAAGTCCTTGAGCGCGGCGTCCTGTGTGGACACGATGCCGAGCAGGAGATGCTCGGTGCTGATATATTCGTCATGCAAGCGGGCGGCTTCCTTCGAGGCGCGTTCGACCGCGAGGTTCAATTCCTTCGACATATAGTTCTGCCCGGCCCCCTGGATGCGGGGTTTTTGGTTCAGACGGTCGTCCAGCCGCGAGCGCAGAAGCCCGACGTTCGTTTCCATATTATTGAGGATAGGCAGTACCAGCCCGTCGTCCTGCCCGAGCATGGCGAGCAGGAGATGCTCCGCGCCGATCTCCTGGTGGTTCATCGATGACGCGAGTTCCGCCGCCTTCTCGAACGCTTCCCGCGACTTCAGGGTCATTTTACCGAGATTCATATTTCTCCTCCTGTAAGGTTGTCCTGTAGAATCTAATCATTCGCGCGGGGGAGCGTCAAGCGGAAATGGGTCATTATTATATAGGCGGGTCATAATGATACATGTGGTATATTTGATATTTTAGGGCAGGTGTCTTAGAATAATTCCTTACGGGAGGGCGTATGGCGATAGAAATCAGGGACACGAAGGAATTCTCGGCGGACGAATTGGAGGATTTGTTTCTTTCGGTGGAATGGTCGTCGGGGAAGTACCCGGATAAACTGGCGGTCGCGATGAGGAATTCCGACAGGGTCTATTCCGCATGGGACGGCGGCAAACTGGTCGGGCTGATTAACGCGCTCTCCGACGGAATTATGACCGCGTACTTTCATTATATGCTGGTGCGCCCGGAGTACCATTCCAAAGGTATCGGTAAAATGCTTGTGATGAAGATGCTTTCCGCATACGAGGACTACGCCCGGAAGGTGGTGATTTCGTATCAGGAAGAAACCGGCTTTTACGAGCATTGCGGCTTCAAGGTCAACGGCCACAGCGTGCCGATGTTCATCACGTATCTCACGACTTAGGAGGAATTTTTGGAAGAATTGGAGTACGGGACTATTCCCGCCGGGGAAATCGACAGTATCGCGCCGCTTTGGGAGAAACTGCGCCGGCATCATATCGAACATGCGGGCAGTTTTAAGAGCTTCTACGAGAATAAGGACTGGGCCGGACGGAAAGCGGAACTGACGGCTAAAGCGCGGCTGGAAACCCATACAGTATCGGTGCAGGGCGTGCTGCGGGGATACTGCGTCGCGGCTATCGACGGCGATGGAAAGGGAGAAATCGAATCGCTCTATGTCGAACCGGAACTGCGCGGGGAGGGAGTCGGCGCGGAACTTTTCAGCAGATGCATGGGATGGCTGGAACGGGAAGGCGGTAAAAATATCACTATTCATGTCATGGTAGGGAATGAAGAGGTACTCCCGTTCTATGAGAAGTTCGGGTACGCCCCGCGGACGTACTACCTGAAGAAGAAACCGGAGGTATGAAGGATCAGGGAAAGCGGATACGAATACTATAACCTTAACTCTTTTTTTACATCGGCCATTGAATAAACGTTTTCAGCCTGCTTCTTCGCGCCGCGCAGGTCCATCAGGTCTTCGTAATCATCGACTTTTTCCTGTATTTGAAGGAATTCATCATAAGGGATTACCGCGAACTCCGGCTTACCGGATTGCTTGTTAGGTAATCCCTTGAGCGTTTTCTCAAGACGGTCTTCCAATATCAGCTTGATCGCTTCCTTGAGACTATCCACCGCTTCTTCTTTAGTGAGTCCCTGACCGTTCGGCCCGGGAATCTCCGGGCAATAGGCGACGAAGTACTTTTCGCCTTTTTCTATGATGGCTGTAAACGTCGACGGTATAAGCTGCTCCTGCGGAATACCAACATTCTATCTTTCATATAATAATACCACGCCAGGGTATTTCTGTCAAAGTTAAATTTCTTACCGCTTGACTTTTACGCCTACGGGGATATAATAATACCAGCAAATTCAAGGAGCGCGTTATGGAAAAATTCTACCAGAAGCTGAAACGCTGGTCGCTGTACGCGATGATTTTCTTTATCATCGTCCTGTTTCTCTGGATCATCATATACCTCATTATCGAGACCTTCGATTATACCGTGTTCGGCGGATTCACCGGCAACCTGTTCTACGCGATGATCGCGGGGGTGATCGTTATCCTCGCGGCGCTGGTTATCCTCAATGTCGCGGTCAACCTGAACATCATATCGGACTCCCTCGCGAAGGGCGGCAAGTCCGAGGATAAACGGGTATCGTGGAAGGGCGTGTCCATCGCGTTGGGGAGCGTCTTCTTTATCATCATCTTCATCGGGCTGGCGCTGCACTTCGTGAACCAGGAAAATACCCGCGCCACCACGAGCGGGATTCAGAACGAGCTCGATCAGTTCAAATCGGCGTTCACGCCCCAGCTCGGCCAGATCGCGGAGGATGTGCAGGGCGAAAAATTGCCCTACCGTATCCTCAGTAACCTGATCATTATCGAGGCGCATACCGCGAAAATGAAGGATATCGAGATCATTTTCCCGAAGATGATGAACGGCTCGCTTGTGTTCCTGCGGCTGAACCGGATGTCTCTCCCGCCGAAGGATAAATTTATTTCCGCGATCTCGGATTCCCTGTTCGAGATACGCGACCCCGAACAGCTCGAGTATATCAAAAAGGTCTACGAGACCGGCACGGGCGGGGACCAGTTCTTCATCAAGCGGCCGATTATTACGATGTACTCCCCGGTGTTTCATGACGGGAAACTCGCGTTCTTCATCTACTCGGCGTACAACGAGATACAGGGATATTATATGAAGAAAGGTTCGGATTTTTAAGGGGGGTCATTATGAAAAAAATACTGACGGTTCTGTTTATCATATCCCTGTCCGCGTGCGGAGGGGGCGGCGGTAAGGGGCAGGCGACGAACACGAACGTGCCGCCGGAGGAGTTCGCGCTCTATAAGGCGCTCGACTCGATGAATACCAACAGGGTCGCGGAGTTGTTCGCGATGGGGTACGATGTGAACCAGCCCTATGTCGAGGCGCAGACGATCACCAATCCCGACGGGACGATATCGAATAATATGCTGAGGATTACCCCGATCGAGGCCGCCGCTTTGAAGTGGGGCGTCGATATGGTCAGTAACCTCATGACGCGCGGGGCGTTACCCCCGGAGAACCTGCTGAACCTCGCGGTGGAACGGACGAACCTCGCGCTCGTGAAATTCCTCGTCAGTGTGGCGAAGCTCACGACCGAGCCGGTCGACCCGGAGACGGGCAAATGGCGGCTTCGGTGGGCTCCGCTTCATATCGCGGCGATGAACGGGCTGAACGATATCGCCGACTTCCTGGTGAACAACGGCGCGAAGGTCGATCTCGCCGACCCGTCGAATCAACTGACCCCGTTACATCTGGCATGCAGTAATAATAATAGTACGATAGTGAAGATACTTCTCAAGAAGGGGGCGCTAATCAACCCCACCGATAAAAACGGGGCGACGCCGCTGACATTAACCAAGGATGAGACGCTGAGGAAATACCTTGCCGCAAAGGGCGGTTTCGACCCGGAATTGCCGGAACTGCCGTGAGACTGAAGTGCGGAACCCCTTTCTTCCGGTTGAACTGATACATTCAGACTAATTGGACGTGCAGAGCACCTCGACGATTTTCACCGCCATCGGGTTCACGATCTTGTAGCAGATCTCTTTCCCGTCGCGCTGAGCTTCGATGATACCGGAAAGGCGAAGGATGCGCAGGTGCTGGGAAACCCCGGATTGCGATAAGCCGGAAATTTTCTCCAGATTGGTCACATTGCATTTCTCTTTCATCAGAGTCTTGAGGATAAGGAGACGAACAGGATGCGAAAGCGCCTTTAAAAGCGCCGCCGCTTCTTCGACCTTAGCAGTTTTGTTCTGAACCATATTGATCCCCCTGAGTTTTTCATCAGGGATATTATATTCTAATATTATGGAAAATGTCAATCGATTTTAATATTTAATACCAATTTCTTACTATCTTCCGAGTATGCGGGGTTACCCGTATAATCCGAAATCAGCTTTTTCAGTTGTTCTTTAACCTTTTGGTCTTTATTTTTCTTATAGAGCAGGTAGGTGGTGTCGATAATCGCGGAATCGACGGCTTCCTTGGAATACACCATATTAAGCTGATTGACTTCCTGATAGTTATCGATTGCGGTATCGTAACGCTGAAGCGCGATATAACAATCCGCGAGCTGTTTGACCGCGAGCTCGTAGATTTCGAATATGGGGTACTCGCGTTTAATTCTTTCAAGATACTCGGCGGCCTTATTATAATCCTTCTTCTCGTACGCCATCTGCGCGAGACGGAAGAGCGAGCCCGGGATAAACCGGCTATTCGGGAAACTGTCGATGATTTTCTGGAAGTTCTTCGCGGCGTTCTCGGCGTCGCCCTGGCTGATGAAGTCCATACCCTTCTCGTAGAACGATACATCCTCTTCCTGGATGGATGCCGACGCGACCTTGATCGCCTGATTCTCCTTAGCGAAATTGGCGTCGTCGATGAAGAAGTATATCGACGCACCCGCGCCCAATCCGGTCATCGTCCAACCGAAAAGGCTGAAATTATCCCAGAAAGTCGCCGAGTTCATATAGCTGATCGCTTCCTCGGCGGTCTTCGCGTCGTTGAACTTATTATAGCTGTCGTTGGCGCTCATGGAGCCTAAAATCCCCGCCGCCAAACCGACTATCGTAGCGCCGAGGCTGATGTAAATAAACTGCGAATTGGGATTCAGCCTCTGCATCGTGACCGCGTCCTGCCCGGGCTTAAAATGGTAGAAACCTTCGGGAAGGTTCTTAATTTCTTCGTTCTTGTATTCCTGCTGGTTTATTACGATCGACTGCTGGCCGGGGAGGTACAGCGAGAATGTCTGCGGGGTGAGGATGGAATAGAGGTTGGTGATCCCCGATGTAACATTGACGGCGATAGATGAACTATAGAATCCGACCAGTTCGAAACGGATGGTGTGCTCGCCCGAAACATTATCTTTTATCAGTACGGGAGTAGTCCCGACATGCTTGTCGTCGATAAAGACGTTCGCTTTCATGGGTAAAGAATTGATAAAGGTATAACCGAAACCGGTATTCAGACTTAATAGTATAATCAGCGACCATGAGATGAATCTTTTCATATGTTTCCCCCATTACGGATTAACGTTACCCTATGAATAGCTTACTATCAAAAGGTTTCAAAATCAAGTAAGTTTCTAATTTTTTATCGTCCTTTTTTCATAGAGTTCCTGGACGATCATTTCCATCAGCGAGGGATAGGCGGCCATGGGAACGGAGTTATTGGTGGAGTAGGTTTCGTTGACCGAAACACTGAGGATATCCTTAAACGAGATCGGGACGCCCGCTTCTTTTCCGGCTAATAATGACAGTCTCTGGATTTCTTTATCGATAAGAATATGGAGCTCCCGTTTCTGGGAGTTGAGAGTCTCGATTTCCTTATTGAGACTCGTCAGTTGAAGCTCGAAGGTTTTCGATTCCAAGCGGAACTGCATGATGATAAAGGCGAAACCGAAAACGAGCAAAAAAATTAGAACGATTAACCATCCCTTCATGTCAAATCCTTTTTTCGAAGGCTCTCATTTTTGTACTGCGGGACGCGGCATTGAGACGCGTTTCTTCCGGCGACGGAGTGAGGGGCTTTTTCGTCAGGATTTGACCGTGTTCGTTCTTTTCAGCGTCACGGAAAAAGTATTTCACGATACGGTCCTCCAGCGAATGAAAGCTGAGTATCACTATTCTCCCGCCCGGCTTCAGGATATCCAGTGCCTTGGGCAGGAATTGTTCCAGTACGTCGAGTTCCCTGTTCACATAAATCCTCAGCGCCTGAAAGGTCTGGGTCGCCGGGTGGATTCTGCCTTTATTGTGACGCTTGACCCGCTTGACCGCGTTCGCCAGATCGGCCGCGTTATGGAACGGCCTGTTCCGGTATATCTCATGCGCTATCTTCCGGGACTCGAACTCCTCGCCATATTTATAAATAATATCGGCAATTTCCTGTTCTTTGAAAGTGTTTATCACCCTCTCGGCGGAGATATTTTCATCGGGTCCCAGCCGCATATCGAGCGAGCCCGTATCGGTATAGCTCAGCCCGATACCGGCCTCCTTCAGATGGAACATGGAGATACCCAGATCGGCGAGGATGAAGTCGGCGGGGGGAAAGTTTGTCTGAGTGACTATTTCGTCGATACGGTCGAATACGCCGTTCGCGAAAACGATGTTGGGGTACGAGGCGAGACGGGAGCGCGCGATTTCGAGGATCGCGGGGTCGCGGTCGATACACAGGAGCGAACCGCCCGGGATACGGCCGGCGAATTCCGAGGAATGCCCGCCCTCGCCGCAGGTGCAGTCGATCACCGCTGAATCGTGCCGGAGACGCGCGGTCTCGAGGACTTCGTTCAGCATGACCGGCGTATGGATATAGCCCGGTGAATCGGCCATTATTCGCCCCGGATTCGGATAAACATAGTGAGTTCGTTGCCGGTCTTATTATATTTCACTTTATCCATCATCTTGCTGATCATAAATACGCCGCGACCGGACGGTTTCAGCATATTCTCCTTTGCCAACGGATTGGGAACGTCCCGCAGAATAAATCCCGCCCCCTCGTCGCGAACCTTGAATACGGCGAGATTGTTCACCAGCCGGTATAAAAGGTTGACGCGCTTCTGGACATTATAGGTATTACCGTGCTCGACCGCGTTAATCATCGCCTCGTAGAGCGCGGTATAGATTTTCCACTTATCGTCGTCGCCGAGCCGGAGGTGACGCTCTATCTCGTACATCACCCGCACGATCGCGATATCGATCTCCATGACGTTACTCGGGATCGACAGGAGTTTCTTGTACTGCCATTCCTTGTTCAGCAGGATGAGAAGCATACTGACGTCGTCGTCGGTAAACTGGGTGGAGTTTTTCACGACGTTGAGGTAGATATGCGGGAGGATTTCACGGGTCTGTACCCCGATACTCTCCTTAAATATCCCCTTGAGGTGCTCGATGCTCAGGGAGATTCGCTCCTTCTTGAAGTTTAATAGCCCGTCGGTATAAAACAGCATCTTGCAGTTCGTGGGGAGGTTTACCTTCTGGACAGCGTCCTCGAGCGCGAGGTTTTTAAAGCTGCCGAGGGGATAGCTCACACCCTGCGAGAGGATAGTGATTTCCTTGGTAACGTCGTCGTAGATCAGCGGGAACGGATGCCCGCAGTTGATATATTCCATCGAGTGGTTATGCGTATCGATGATGCCGTAGAACAGGGTAATGAAATGGTCTTCGGGCATCACCTTGACCAGCCCCGTGTTCAGGTAATGCATCATCTCGTGAATCTTGTGGGGGTCTTTCGGCGCGAACTCGACGAGTATCTTGAGCATTGCGGTGATGAGCGACGAGGATACGCCGTGCCCGGAAACATCGGCGATAATAATACCCACATGGATCTCGTCGATAGGGATGATATCGTAGAAATCCCCGCCGAGCTGGGACGAGGGCTTATAGAAATTATGAAAACGGACGCCCGCGGTATAGAGGGTGGGTATCGCGAGGATATGCTCCTGCACCATACGCGCGGTCTTGAGCTCTTCCTCTAATAGCTTATTCTTCTCGGATAGCTGGGAATAGAGGGCGTTTTCGAGCGATACGTCCTGGAATACCGCCTCGATATACTCCTCTTCCCCGAGGAATATTTTACGGAGGTTGGCGGAGAACACACGTTCCCCGTACTCCGTCAGGGTCTTGATTTTTATATATAACGATTCCTTCTTTTCTATCTCGATGGCCAATTTCTTATAGTCGTCCTTACTGAGGTCGAAAAATTCGTCGATATCGCGTCCCTGTACCTTGTTGAACTCGGCATACCCGAGGGAGAACAGGAAATTGTCGTTGACGAAGTAAATAACGCCCTTCTTGTTCATTATGACGAGTCCGACGGGGAGTTTCTTGATCAGCATACGGTAACGGTTTTCCGATACCTCGAGTTTCTTATAGAGAAGGTACTGGATGGATTCGTCGATGATGGTGAACACGAAGCCCTTGACATTTCCCTCGTTGCCGAAGCTGGGGAATCCCTGTATTTTCAGGTTTTTCTTGTTATGCACGATATCCTTCTCGAAACGGTTTCCCTGCAGGATACTCTGGAAAACGTCGCTCTCGATAATCTCCTTCATATTACTGATGCTGTCGGGGAACAGTTCGGAGAACTTCGTATTCATGGAGATGAGCTTTCCCTCGAGGTCGGTAATACCCATCGCGACCGGGCCCTTGTAATACACGTTATCGAGGAATTCGAAGTCCTGCTTATGCTGGAGGGAGAAGTAGTTCAGGTAGAGCGAGATAATCATCTGGTTCTTGATAAACCCGATTGCCTGCGAGGAGATGGGAAAATGGGACTTCTTCCGGAAGAAGACCACCAGACAGAAAATGGAATTCATCAGCGACAGGGAAATAAGATGCGCTTCGGCGGAAAGTTCGCCCGGATGGGTACGGTCGCCGGTGAATACCGTGAACAGCGGGTTATCCGCCTCGAGGTCGAAATGCTCGTCGTCGGGATAGGAGAGAAAACGCTCGATAGTCGAACGAACCTTCGCCTGCTCGACGAGAGTATTCTCGGGATAGAGCGAGACTTTTTGGGAGTCGTAGCGGAGAAGTTTTACCTCAACCACGGAAGGGAATTCCTTCAGGGAATCCATCAGGAAAGAGATGGTTTTCGTAGTATTCAGGAGGGAAGGCAGGGAAGAATAGTAATTCGATATGCCGGTAACTGCCCTCGAATAGTCCTTTGGAACGGAGTGGATTTTTTTTCTAAGGATTAGAAATGTAATAATGGTAGAAAGACTAGCCCCTATGAAAAAGGCGACTAATCCGACTATTATATGAGAAGCCATTTCACTTCCGCCTCCGATTTACTCCCCCCTCTACGGACCCAACCCGTTAACTATTTATTCCATGCTCTCAAGAGTGTCATAAATAGGGAAAAACTCGTTCAGACGGAAAGTGATGAATAATTCCTTTATATCTTTATTCAGACTGACTATAAAGATTTTACCGCCGAGGTCGTCCAATCTTTTATATGCGAGAAGAAGTTTTCCGATACCTGAACTCCCGATAAACGCGACATCGGAAAAATCGATGATGATTTCTTTCTTACCGTCGTCGATCAGGTTTGTCAGCACTTCTTTAAACTCGCGAGCCGCGGGGTCGGTCACCAGATTTTCTTTGATCTTTAATAACGCTTTACCTTTATACTCTGAAGATTCATACTTCATCAATATCCTCCGAATTACTGAATTTATTCATTGTAATACAAAAAATAAATAATATCAACCAATTTCGTCAAACTTCCTGAATTAAATATTTTAGCCCTGAATACCCAAAGGATTTATCGGATATGACAAATGCGCATAATAATATAACACGATTTAACAATATTTCCCGATTAGGGACGGCAAACTCGGGGAGGAAACCTATGACGCGCTTATTATCCGGCACGTTTATCGGGATGGAAAGCATTATTATCGAGATCGAGGTGGATATTTCCGCCAAGGTCAAATCGTTCGATATGGTGGGGTTTCCCGGACAGGCGGTGAAGGAGTCGATGAAACGGGTCGAGTCCGCGATCGTCAATTCGGGGTTTCATTTCCCCGGTAAACGCATCGTGGTCAATCTCGCCCCCGCGGCTATCCCGAAAATGGGGGCGCTGTTCGACCTGCCGATAGCGTTGGGAATTCTCAGCGACGGCATGGATCTCGGGGAGGTCGGCAGGTTCCTGATTATCGGAGAACTTTCACTGGACGGGGAATTGCGCAGGGTTCCGGGGGCGCTTCCGGTCGCGGTGAAGGCAAAACAGGTCGGGGTATTGAAGATACTTTGCCCCGCGGAGAACGCCCGCGAGATGGCGGTAATCGAAGGGCTTGAGATATACCCGGTAAATAACCTGAAGCAGGCGGTCGATTTCCTGACTGGGAAGGAGAATATCCCAACGTTCGGCAGACCCGGACGCGGGGAACGGGGGGAGATTCCCGGCGGGCTGGATATGAGCGATATTCGCGGGCAGGAAGCCGCCAAGCGGGCGGTGGAGATCGCGGCCGCCGGGGGACATAATATTATTATGATCGGCCCGCCCGGCACCGGGAAAACAATGCTCGCGAAGCGGATTCCGACTATCCTGCCGGGCATGGATATGGAGGAGTCGATCGAAACGACGATGGTCTACAGCGTGGCGGGCAAGACCGACAGCGAGAACTGGCTTGTGAGCACGCGGCCGTTCCGCGCGCCGCATCATACCGCGTCGGACGTATCCATTATCGGCGGGGGACGCTTCCCGAAACCCGGCGAGGTCAGCCTGTCGCATAACGGCGTGTTGTTCCTCGACGAATTCCAGGAATTCCCAAGTAACGTTCTGCAGGTGCTCCGCGAACCTCTCGAGGAGCATAAGATACGGATATCCCGCGCGGAGGGTTCGGTGGAGTTTCCCGCGAAGTTTATGCTGATCGCGGCCCTGAACCCGTCGAAAACAAACGCCGACCTCGACCGTTGGGAAGCATCCGAGATGAAAGCGGTGATGAAAAAACTGTCGGGGCCGCTCCTCGAACGAATCGATATACAGGTACAGGTCTCGCGCATCAAGTACGAAAAAATGCGTTCGGATACGCATCCTGAGAATTCGGAGGCTATCCGTTCGCGGGTGGAGAAAGCCCGCCGTATCCAGAGGGAACGCTTCAGCCATTTCGGTATCCGTACCAATTCGGAGATGACCCACCGGCTGGTGGAGGAGTTCTGTAAAATGGACGCGCCGTCGGAATCGCTCATGCGTCTGGCGATGGAAAAATTCCTGCTGAGCATCCGGGTGTATGATAAGATTCTGAAGATTGCCCGGACTATCGCCGACCTCGACGGCAGCGAACCGGTGCGGGAAATGCATATCAGCGAAGCGCTCCAGTACCGGATTCTGGATAGGGTGATGAATTTTGTAATGTAATCAGGATTCTATGACAGGTCAATAATCATATACAGCAAAATGAAAATATTAAGGGCAGTTCTAATAACTCAATAATAATTCAGAGATTACCAAACAGGAAAACAATCCTGTCATTGCGAGCGCATGCGAAGCAATCTATTCTATTGCCATTTAATAAATTACATAGACTGCTTCGTCACTGCGTTCCTCGCAGTGACATAGTAATATCTTCTTTATTCGATAATTATGCGTATTTATTTTATTTCCATAAAGTTTTTAGAACTGCCCTTAATAATTTCTCATAATAATTCTTGACTAAC
It encodes:
- a CDS encoding SpoIIE family protein phosphatase → MASHIIVGLVAFFIGASLSTIITFLILRKKIHSVPKDYSRAVTGISNYYSSLPSLLNTTKTISFLMDSLKEFPSVVEVKLLRYDSQKVSLYPENTLVEQAKVRSTIERFLSYPDDEHFDLEADNPLFTVFTGDRTHPGELSAEAHLISLSLMNSIFCLVVFFRKKSHFPISSQAIGFIKNQMIISLYLNYFSLQHKQDFEFLDNVYYKGPVAMGITDLEGKLISMNTKFSELFPDSISNMKEIIESDVFQSILQGNRFEKDIVHNKKNLKIQGFPSFGNEGNVKGFVFTIIDESIQYLLYKKLEVSENRYRMLIKKLPVGLVIMNKKGVIYFVNDNFLFSLGYAEFNKVQGRDIDEFFDLSKDDYKKLAIEIEKKESLYIKIKTLTEYGERVFSANLRKIFLGEEEYIEAVFQDVSLENALYSQLSEKNKLLEEELKTARMVQEHILAIPTLYTAGVRFHNFYKPSSQLGGDFYDIIPIDEIHVGIIIADVSGHGVSSSLITAMLKILVEFAPKDPHKIHEMMHYLNTGLVKVMPEDHFITLFYGIIDTHNHSMEYINCGHPFPLIYDDVTKEITILSQGVSYPLGSFKNLALEDAVQKVNLPTNCKMLFYTDGLLNFKKERISLSIEHLKGIFKESIGVQTREILPHIYLNVVKNSTQFTDDDVSMLLILLNKEWQYKKLLSIPSNVMEIDIAIVRVMYEIERHLRLGDDDKWKIYTALYEAMINAVEHGNTYNVQKRVNLLYRLVNNLAVFKVRDEGAGFILRDVPNPLAKENMLKPSGRGVFMISKMMDKVKYNKTGNELTMFIRIRGE
- a CDS encoding STAS domain-containing protein, which codes for MKYESSEYKGKALLKIKENLVTDPAAREFKEVLTNLIDDGKKEIIIDFSDVAFIGSSGIGKLLLAYKRLDDLGGKIFIVSLNKDIKELFITFRLNEFFPIYDTLESME
- a CDS encoding YifB family Mg chelatase-like AAA ATPase; this encodes MTRLLSGTFIGMESIIIEIEVDISAKVKSFDMVGFPGQAVKESMKRVESAIVNSGFHFPGKRIVVNLAPAAIPKMGALFDLPIALGILSDGMDLGEVGRFLIIGELSLDGELRRVPGALPVAVKAKQVGVLKILCPAENAREMAVIEGLEIYPVNNLKQAVDFLTGKENIPTFGRPGRGERGEIPGGLDMSDIRGQEAAKRAVEIAAAGGHNIIMIGPPGTGKTMLAKRIPTILPGMDMEESIETTMVYSVAGKTDSENWLVSTRPFRAPHHTASDVSIIGGGRFPKPGEVSLSHNGVLFLDEFQEFPSNVLQVLREPLEEHKIRISRAEGSVEFPAKFMLIAALNPSKTNADLDRWEASEMKAVMKKLSGPLLERIDIQVQVSRIKYEKMRSDTHPENSEAIRSRVEKARRIQRERFSHFGIRTNSEMTHRLVEEFCKMDAPSESLMRLAMEKFLLSIRVYDKILKIARTIADLDGSEPVREMHISEALQYRILDRVMNFVM